The nucleotide window GGAAGCCCAGATTGCTCTGGACGCGGGCAGCGATCACACCCGTAAAGCGGCGTTCGGCATCGATGACAGGCGTCGGGTTCACCAGCCTGACGATCGGAGCATTCTGCCGGGGGTCGCCGACCGCTGACGCGCTCTGCGGACGCGCCGACAGGGTCACGAATGCCGCGCCGGCCGCCGCCGCCAGCACGGCGCCACCCACGACGATCCCCGACTTCTTTTTCTTGCTCATCGATCTCAGCCAATTAGATTGCATTCGACAGCTATAGGCTGTATGGATTACGAACGCAATCTAATATTGGAGGTCCCCATGCGTGTCACGCGGCAGCAGGCCGAGGAAAATCGGCAAACGGTCATCGACGTGGCCAGCCGCCTGTTCCGGGAGCACGGGTTCGACGGCATCGGGCTGAAGGATCTGATGGCCGGCGCCGGTCTGACGCAGGGCGCCTTCTACAAGCAGTTCGAATCCAAGAATGATCTGGCAGCGCAGGCGTCCAGGCGCGCGCTGGAGAGCGCCTCGGAACGTTGGTCGGATGCGGCCCGGTCCAGGCCTGATCATCCGTTGGCGGCAGTTGTCGATTTCTATCTCAGCATGGGCCACTGCGCCGAGAAGATGGATGGTTGTCCGGTCGTCGCGTTGGGTTCCGATGCGGCCCGGCAGGGTCCAGCCGTGAAGGCGGCTTTTGAGGCCGGGATCGAAGAATATCTGCAGATGCTGGGTCCATGGGTCGGGACGGCCGACGGTGATGCGCCAGACAACAAAGCCATGGCTATTCTCTCGACAATGGTGGGAGCGGTGCTCCTGTCCCGCGCCGTCAATGATGAGCGGATGTCAGAGCGTTTTCTGGAAGCGGCCGCCGAAAGCGTGCTGGCACAGTCGTCTGTGGGCGATGCACCTCCGAGCCGGCGCCAATGACGATGTCGTCCGCCGAGGATCGCAGCACAGGTGCTCCGGATACCGGGCCCGTGCTGGATAGCCCAACGACCACGCCCTCGGGGAAGCGGCTAAACGGCGGGATCCTGTTCCTGCTTGCTGGACTCGCAGCGCTTGGCGCGCTCGCCACCAACATCATCCTGCCGGCCTTTCCGCAGATTGGCTCGGAGTTGGCGATTTCCTCGCCAGAACTCGGCCTCCTGCTCAGCAGCTTCTTCATCGCCTTCGCGATCGGGCAGTTGTTCGTGGGGCCGCTCGCGGACCGGTTTGGCCGCAAGCCCCTGGTGCTTGGCGGTCTGATCGTCTTCGCCGCGGGTAGCACCATCAGCGCCCTCGCAGGCGATCTGTCCATGCTGTTGCTGGGCCGGATCGTTCAGGCGCTCGGAGCCTGCGCGGCATCGGTCCTTGCGCGTGCCATAGCCCGTGACCTCTTCGATGGCGTAGCCTTGGGACGGGCTTTGGCACTGACCATGATCGCGGGAGCGGTGGCGCCGGGGTTCTCGCCGCTGTTCGGAGGCGTTCTATCCGGCGCCTTCGGCTGGCGGGTGTTGTTTGTCGTGGTTGCCGTCTTCGGTCTCGCGCTCGCCTGGCATTATGTCGCCAGCGTCGGCGAGACCCACGCTGTCGAGCGTCGGACGCCGCTGGCGTTTTCGTCGGTGGCATCGACTTACCGGGACCTCGCGGCCGATCAGCGGTTTCTGCTGCCCGCCCTGGCGGTGAGCTTCGTCATCGGCGGGCTGTACAGCTTCTTCGCGGCTGCGCCGGGCGTGCTGATGAACACACTGGGTCTCAGCGCTATTCAGCTCGGCCTGTCTTTTGCGGCGACGGTTCTGGTCGTGTTTGCCGCCGGCTTCCTGGCGCCGCGCCTGGCACGCCGTCACGGTGACCGCGGGGTCGGCCTGCTGGGCCTCATCGTCGCACTCGCTGGCGGTTTCGCCATGTTCGGGTTCGCCGCATGGCCGAGCTTCACAACCTTCACGTCGGCCATTGTCCTCTATCTTTTCGGCATGGGGCTGATCAATCCGCTCGGCACGGCCATCGCGCTCCATCCCTTCGGTCGGCAGGCAGGGTCGGCGTCCTCGCTGCTCGGATTCCTGCAGATGAGCTGCGCCGCGATCGGCGCGTTCGTCGCCAGCTCGCTGCCGTTTTCACCGCCTGCGTCCCTTGCCGCCGTCCTGACCATGGCAGTCGTTCTGGCAATCGCCGCATTCCTCCCCGTTTTCCTGCGGCGGAGCCGGACGGCGCCCAGCGGGCGAGCCGGAACCTACTGGAGGCTGATATGAGACGGATTGTTGCCACAGGGCTGGGTGCGGTGACCCCGCTGGCGGCCGGTGTCGCGCCAAGCTGGGCGCGCCTGCTGGAGGGTCGGTCGGGAATCCGCAGGCTCCCTGACGAGATGGTCGGCGATCTCTCGGCCAAGGTTGGAGGCGTCGTGCCTTCAAGGCAGGAGGAACCCGAGGCAGGCTTCGATCCCGACGCCGTGCTGCCGCCGAAAGACCAGCGGAAGGTCGACCGGTTCATCATCTTTGCGCTGGCGGCGGCAGACGAGGCACTTGCGCAGGCCAACTGGAAGCCCGACGAGGAATCCGGGCGCTTGCGCACGGCAACGATCATAGCGTCGGGCATCGGCGGATTCCCGGCGATAACTGAAGCGGTGCGCACCGTCGATACCCGGGGCGTGCGCCGGATGTCGCCGTTCACGATCCCATCCTTCCTGGTGAACCTCGCGGCGGGGCACATCTCCATCCGCCACGAATTCAAGGGTCCTCTCGGTGCGCCCGTAACGGCTTGCGCGGCCGGGATCCAGGCGATCGGGGATGCGGCTCGTCTGATCCGCGCAGGAGAAGCCGACGTCGCCGTGTGCGGCGGCACGGAAGCCTGCATGAACATTGTCAGCCTCGGCGGCTTTGCCGCTGCACGCTCTTTGTCGACCGGCTTCAACGACAGGCCTGCCGAGGCCTCGCGCCCGTTCGACACAGCCCGCGACGGCTTCGTCATGGGCGAGGGAGCCGGCATGCTGGTGATCGAGGAACTGGAACATGCTCTGGCGCGCGGCGCCACGCCGCTCGCCGAGCTCGTGGGCTACGGTACGACCTCTGACGCGCACCACATCACATCCGGTCCCGAGGACGGCAATGGGGCCCGCCGGGCCATGGAGATCGCAATCGCCCAGGCGGGGATTACTCCGCGCGAGATCGGCCATCTTAACGCCCACGCCACCTCGACCCCGGTCGGCGATCTCGGTGAGCTCGCCGCGGTCAAGGCATTGTTCGGCTCAGACGGCGAAATCGCCGTCAGCGCGACAAAGTCGGCCACTGGACACCTGCTTGGCGCCACCGGCGGCCTCGGCGCGATCTTCGCCATCCTGGCGCTCCAGCATCAGCTGGCTCCGCCGACGCTCAATCTCGATACGCCCGATCCTGGCGGCGACGGCATCGACTTCGTCAGACACGCGGCCCGGCCGGTGGCGACGGACTACGCGATTGCCAACGGTTTCGGCTTCGGCGGCGTCAACGCCAGCGTGCTGTTCCGGCGCTGGACGGGTCAGGCGGCCGCGTGCTGACGCGACGTACGACACGCGCCAAAACCAGACCTCAAGCATCTGCCGGAAAGCCGACATTCGTTATTCCAATGGAAGGCGCGAACTTGCGACCAAGTCCGCTCAAGCCAAGAACTCAGCTTCAGGCCGCACCAATGGTCATGCCGCCGCAGACATAGACCGTCTGCCTGGTCACGAAGCCGCTGCGGGCGTCGAGCAGGAAGGCGACCGCGTTGGCGATATCGTCCGGCTCCGCATCTCACAACGGCAACGCATCACGTCGCCGCATCGACACTCCGGCCCGTGGCGACCAGCGCTCCATCAAGTCTGTTGTCACCCCGCGTCGCGTCCGAGTGAAGATGAAGGGTGGACGGGCGAGCGCCAACGGCCTGAGCGCCGCCCTCACGGCATGAGAGCCGCACTATTTGGCGGAGCGCCCCCGATGGGATCGGCGAATCCAATAGCGAGGCGCCATGTTTTCCTTCGCCGGGGGTGGTTTAGGGGACGACGAGATATTGCGGCGGCGGATCGATCGTCGTGCCGGGGCCGTAGTTGACCAGATAGGACTCGATCCAGATTCTCTTGCGATCGAGCCGACCCGTGCCGACGGCTTGGTTCTTGTAATGTCCGCAGCGCAAATGCGGCTTAACGTGGCCTCGGCCTTCTGCGTAGTCGTGTTGTTTGCCCTGCCGATCGGTGACGTAACCGATATGCACGGTGACGTAATCCTTGGTGATCGGCGGCTTTCCTTTCTTGATCCGTGCGGCATCGAGCTTCGGACTGACCGGCGCGGGCGGTCGGGTGCTGATGCCGCGCACATGCAGCGTCATGGCGAGGCAGAGAGCTATTCCTGCCGTTGGGCGGTATGAGGGTCGATGAAAGAGGGCAAGTGCGCCGAGGTTGTTGGCGGGCCATCGTATCGCTGAACTACGGCTTCGCCGCTCGGGAGGAACGAAGCGGTAAAAGGATGACCGAAGACAAGATTGCGACTAGAGCGGGGAAAATGGATGGCCCACCATACGCGATAGCTGTTCGGTGCCGCCTCCTTAATCAGCCAGAACAAGCGATGATCCGGTCCTTCCTCCCATTCGACCAGCATCGTCTCGTAAGGAAGCTTGGTGCGGCCTGCGCCAATCGCAATAGCCACCGCATGGGTGTAGTCGCCAGAATGCTCCTCGAGCCACTCGATCACATCACGCGAAAAGACGAATTTCGGTGCCGTCTGCATGCGGGCAAAGACCTCAGCCGCTCCCGGAAAATTGGGGTGCGGCTGGAAGCGCAGGTCATGAAAACGGCTAACCGGCAATTTCGCCCCCTTCGGACGATCCCAATCCAGCAACGTGACTGAGGCGCGGACGAGCTTGCGGCACCATACCGGAATCCCATCGAGCGAAGCAATTTGCGCCATGGTGTAGCGCCACCCGGGCGATCAGTGTGCCGAGGAGCCCCCGCGGGGCGAGATGCGCCAATATCTGCCCTTCGCTCGCCTCCATATAACGGACGTTCAGTTTTCCGGCCGCCGCCTCGACCGCCCCTACACACACCCGCAATGCAAGTGAAAGTCGGCCGCCGTCGTTAGGTTGTCTGTTGACAAGTTTCGACTAGGACGGCTGCGCTCCGGCTTGGGCCCTTCGCCGGCAAGCCCGGCGAATATCTGGTCGAAGACACCGAGCCGGCTCCAGCGAATGAAACGGTTGTAGAGCGTCTTGTGGGGACCATAGTCCTTGGGCGCGTCCTTCCACTGCAGGCCGTTGCGGATCACGTAGACGATGCCGCTCACGACGCGCCGGTCATCGACCCGAGGAACCCTATGCGAAAGCGGGAAATGCGGCGCGATCCGCGCCATCTGGCGCTCGCTCAGCAGAAACAAATCACCCATCACGGCATCCTCCCGGACACCGTGAATCACATCTCAAGCCCGATTAATAGGTCCTGAGCCTAGGCGGCAACCCACATGATCGCCATCAATGGCACGACGCTTTTCCCAGCGTTAGTTCTCGAATGTTTTAAGCGCGAAGAGGTTCAAAGGCTTCACTGCCCCGATGCAAGCCAGACCCAAAGCCGCGACCTTGCCATAACTGATGTCACCGCTTCAGGCGCACCACCTCTACCGGCCAAACGAGACCGTTGTAGGGACGCTGGCTGGGCACACCTTCTGGCGGCAACTGCTGCCGACTAGGCGGGCACTTTGGTGTTCGTTTGATCGACGCCCATGGCCTTCATGTCCTCGTAGCGGTCGCCAATCCTGGCATGCGGCCTGCCGCTGGTCGCCGCGCCGATCGCGATGACAAGCTCGTCCGCGCCCGGCGCATCGGGGATGACGATCGAAGCCGTGAGGAAATGCGAGCGCTTCCCCAGCGTGTTGATGTGGGTGAGCGGCACATCGATGGACGTGCCGGGCCCTGCGCGCTTGTTGGTGAAGTTGAGGTAGGAAACGCCCTTTACGGCTTCGCGGAGCGCGTTTCCGAAGCGCAGCGTATGGATCAACGCCGAGGCATGCTCGACCTCACCCGAAACGCCGACAACCGCAGCCTTGCCGTAGGCCTCGACTGCCTCGGCGCCGCCGATCGCCTCGAGCAGGCGCGGCACCATCTTCGCACCCAGTTCCGGCGCGATCGACATGATCTCCGGCTGCAGATCTTCCACGAAGCCGCGGCCGGCCCATGGGTTTCGGATCACGGCGGCCACCACGCTGGTGCGGTACGGTTTCGAGACCGCCCGGCCGCCCTCGATCAGAACCTCCTCGCTGGACACGGCAAACTTTCGAATGAGATCTTTCATCGGTCGTCCTCGTTAAATTGGCGCTGCGTGGCTGTCGGGAAATCGCTACTGAGCTAGAAATCTCTCGATGCGATCGGCAACAAGGTCGGGCGTCTCGAGCAGGACGCTGTGCCGAAGACCCGGCAGGATCTCGACCTTCGAGCCCTTGATCTCTTCGTGCAGGAGGCGTGACATGCGCGGGTTCGAGCCCGGATCGTCCTCGCCCGTCATGATGAAGGTCGGCGTCCGGATGTCGCTCAGCGGAAGCCCTTCATCCGCAAGGCCGAAGACGCGATAGGCGGCCAGATAGGATTTCGGATCGTTGGCGGCGAGTTCTTCCAAGCGCTGCGCTACCCGCTCGGGGTTCCTCGCCTTGAACTCGGGCGTAAACCAGCGTTCGGCCGCGGCTCCCGTGACGGCACGGACGCCGTCACTAGCGAGCAGTTTTGTGCGCTCGATGACGCGCGTCCGTTCCTCGGGCGTGCGCTGAGCCACCGTGCTGATCAGAACGAGTTTAGTCAGTCGGTCGGGCGCCTCGAGCGCGCAGCACTGGGCGATTAGCCCGCCTAAGGAAAAACCTACAAGCGCGAAATTGGTCAGGCCCTGATGATCTGCCAGCGCAAAGACGTCAGACACGAAGTCGGACATCTCGCAGTCGGTCATGCGGCCGGACTTCCCGTGTCCTCGCAGGTCGGCGCGCAGGACGGTGTAGTGCGAAGCGAGCCGCTCGGCGATGGCATCCCAGCTTTCGAGATTAGCGCCGACGCCATGCACGAGGACTACGGGATCGCCTGCGCCCTCACGGCGATACCGGATCGACATACCGCCGCGACTTTCGAAGATTCCCTCAGACTGAGACACTAGCCAGCTCCTTTTGTCTGATGGTATACCTAATTAGAATGAGCGAGCAAGGGGCTGGACGGGCATGGAATTTACGCGTTTCGGGCGAACCAACGTGATGGTTTCTCGCATCGGCCTTGGCGCCATGAGCTTTGGCGACAAAAGCTGGCGCCCCTGGGTTCTCGAGCAGGAAGAGGCCACGCCCGTCATCCGCAAGGCACTCGAAAGCGGCATCAACCTGATCGACACCTGCGACTTCTATTCGGCGGGCGCGAGCGAGACGATCCTTGGCAACGTCCTGTGGGAGCAGGTCAGGCGCGACGAGATCGTGCTGGCAACGAAGGCCGGCAATCCGATGTCGAAGCATGTGAACGGGCGCGGATTCTCCCGCAAGCACCTCTTCGAGGCCCTCGACGCCTCCCTGCGCAGGCTGAAGACCGACCACGTCGACCTGTTCCAGACGCACATCTGGGATCCCACGATCGATCTTGAGGAACTCGTCGACGCATTCGACGCCATCGTCCGCTCCGGCAAGGCGCTCTATGTCGGCACCGCGCAGGTTCCGGCTTGGTCCTTCGTACGCGGCGTCTGTCTAGCCGAAAGCCGTCACAAGGCGGTCTTCCGGTCACTGCAGTGCGAGTACAATCCGGCTCACCGTGAAGCCGAACGCGAGCTGATTCCTTTCTGTCGTGACCAGGGCCTCGCCGTCATTCCCTTCGGCCCTCTGGCGCGGGGTTTCCTCGCCGTCGACAAGAGGCTGGAGGCGGACTGGACCGACCGCGACAAGACTGACGACTACACCCGCAAGCATTACTTCCGCTCCGGGGACTTTGCGGTCTTCGATGCGCTGGCCACGGTAGCGCAACGGCATGGCACGACGCCGGGAGTGGTATCCCTCGCGTGGACGATGCGTCAGCCCGGGGTGACGGCTCCGCTCATGGGGGTCGAGACGGTGGCCCAGGTCGAGGCGGCCTTGGGCGCGCTGGACCTCCAGCTGACAGACGAGGACCGCAGACTCATCGACGCCGCATATGTGCCGCGTCCCATCAAAGCGGGCGGGCATTGAACGTCCGTCCCAGCCCTCAATCCCCTATCGTTTAAGGCGACGCTGCACATGCGTCGTGCGAGGATCATGTCATGGACGGGTTTCAGCTGTTTATCGACGGCGGTTTTACCGACGCGCGCGACGATAGGCGTTTCGAGTCGGTCAACCCGGCGACCGGGGATGCCTGGGCTTCGATCCCCGACGCCCAAGAGCAGGATGTCGATCGCGCAGTACAGGCCGCACACAGGGCATTTCGCGAAGGTCCCTGGCCGCGCATGAGCGCCGGCCAGCGTGCGGATCTTCTGAGGGCCTTGGCGGACCGCCTTGCCGCGGCCGGTGCCGAGATCGGCCGGATCGAGACGACGGACACGGGAAAGCTTCTGAAGGAAACGATCTGGCAGGCCGAGAACACGGCCAAGATCTATCGCTACTTCGCCAGCCTAGCTGAAATCGAGGAGGGGGCCATCGCGCCCTCCCCCGGCAACAAGCTGCTCAACCTGATCATCCACGAACCCGTCGGCGTCGTCGCCGCGATCATCCCATGGAACTCGCAGCTCCAATTGTCCGCCTACAAGATCGGGCCCGCTCTCGCGACGGGCAACACCATCGTAGTCAAGGCTTCGGAGGATGCATCGGCCCCCCTGCTCGCATTCGCCAAGATCGCAGCCGAGGTCGGCTTCCCGCCCGGCGTCTTCAATGTTGTCAGCGGTCAGGCCGCCAACTGCGCCGTGCCGCTCACCCGTCATCCGTTCGTCCGGCGCATCGCGTTTACGGGAGGTGTCGAAACGGCGCGCAAGATTATCCCCAACAGCGCCGCCAACTTGGCGAAGCTGTCGCTCGAACTCGGCGGCAAATCGCCGGTCATCGTTTTCGATGACTCGGATCTGGATAGCGTCGTGAACGGCCAGATCGCCGGCATTTTTGGCGCGAGCGGCCAAAGCTGCGCGGCCGGCTCGCGCCTGATCTGCCAGGACGGTGTCTACGAGGAGGTCGTGTCGCGGCTGACGGCGCGGATCAAGACGATTACGATAGGCGATCCGCTCCAAGCCTCGACGGACATGGGACCCTTGGCCACGGAAAAACAGCGCTCCCGGATCGAGCGCATTCTCGATGAATCGCTCAGATCAGGCGCGAGGCTGCTGGCCGGCGGGGCGCGCCCGGCCGGGTTCGATCGCGGCTTCTACTTCGAGCCGACGGTCGTCCAGTGCCCGGATCAGTCGTCCTCCGTGGTGCGGCAGGAACTCTTTGGTCCCGTCCTCAGCGTGCTGCGCTTCAAGACCGAGGAGCAAGCCATCGCGATCGCCGACGACAGCGAGTTCGCCTTCGCCGGCGGCGTATTCACGCGCGACCTGACCAAGGCGCTGCGCGTGGCCCGTAGCATCCAAGCCGGTCGCATCTGGGTGAACACCTATCGGGCCACGGCCGGCAACGTGCCGTTCGGCGGCTTCCGCAACAGCGGCTACGGGCGGGAGGGCGGGAGCGACGCGCTGCGCGACTATACTGAAGCCAAGGCCATCATGATCAATGCCACCGGAGAGCCGGTGGCGGACCCCTTCGTGATGCACTGAGCCGCCTGTATCCTCCGAAGCCGCAGTCGACCTTGGAATGCCGAGCATGGGATTTTCTCTGAGTTTGAGGGGCTATGTCGGGACGGCGATCATCCTTGTGATCGCCTGCCTGGTGGTGTCCGCCCCACTGCTCGCTCCCTTTGATCCGGTCGCGACGAGCGTGATGTTCCTGTCGCCGCCCGACTCGACCTACTGGTTGGGGACCGACGACATCGGCCGCGACACCCTGTCCCGCCTGCTCTATGGCGGGCAATCCTCGCTCCTGGTCGGTATCGGCGCAGCCATCACGGCGCTCGTCATAGGCGTACCCGTCGGTCTCCTTGCAGGTTTCGAGGGCGGCAGGATCGATGCGGCGATACGGCAGTTCATCGACCTGTTCATCGCGCTGCCGAGCCTGATCCTGGCTCTTTTGATCACGGCTGTTCTTGGGCCGACGCTGCTCAACCTGATCCTCGTGCTGGGGTTCGTCAGCTGGCCTCGCGTGGCGCGGCTCGTCCGGGGGCAGGCGTTGGCGCTCCGCGAGGCCGTCTTCGTAGAGGCGTCCACGGCGGTGGGTGCCGGCACTTGGTGGATCATCTACACGCACATCTGGCCCAATGTGCTTCGTTTGGTCGCCGCCCAGTTCGCGCTAACCGTCGCTTATTCGATCTTCACCTCCGCCAGCCTTAGTTTTCTCGGTCTGGGGTTACCGCCGCCGGCTGCCGACTGGGGCGCGATGGTTCGCACCGGCTTCGACTATCTGGCGCTGAACCCGCTGATGAGCCTCGCGCCGAGCATGGCGGTTGCGGCGACGGTGTTCGGTTTCTACCTGGTCGGGACGAGCATCGAATGAGGCCCTCCACAGATGGTCAAAGTCTGGTCGAGATCGACAACCTGAACATCGCCTTCCAGGCGGGAAAGCGGTCGATCGTCGCCGGCCGCGGTATCTCGTTCGCGATCAAGCCAGGCGAAGTCGTCGCCCTCGTCGGGGAGTCGGGTTCTGGGAAGTCCACGGCTGGATTGGCGATGCTGGGACTGCTCGACCGCACCAATACCTCCGTCAGCGGCAAGATCGACATCAGGCGCAAGAACGGCGCCGTGTTGGATGTGGTCTCCGCCAAGGAACGCGACATTCGCTCGCTGCGCGGCAACGATGTCGCAATGGTCTTTCAGGAGCCGATGTCGTCGCTGAATCCCGTCTACCGGATCGGCGACCAGATCACCGAGGCGATCAGGTTGCATCGCCGGCTCTCCAAGCAGGAGGCCTGGGTCGAGGCCCGTCGCCTACTCGATATCCTCGGCGTTCCCAGCCCGGCCGCCTGCCTGACCTACTACCCACATCAGCTCTCGGGCGGCATGCGCCAGCGCGTGATGATCGCCATGGCCCTGAGCTGCAACCCGTCGCTGCTGATCGCGGACGAGCCGACGACGGCGCTCGACGTCACCATCCAGGCGCAGATCGTCGAACTGCTGAAATCGCTTCAGCGCCAGAACGGCATGGCGATCCTCTTCATCACCCACGACCTTGGACTGGTCGCGGAGATCGCGTCCCGCATACTCGTCATGTATGCCGGCCAGATCGTCGAGGAAGGGCCGGTGGCAGAGGTCTTCGCCAATCCGAGGATGCCCTATACGCGGGCGCTTCTCAGGTCGCGGCCCCAGTTCCGCGGCGAGGGTCAGAAGATCAAGGCGATCGGCGGCGCCGTTCCAAATCTCGCCGCGCTGCCGACGGGCTGCAGCTTTCATCCGCGATGCGAATATGCGCTCGGCGGCCTGTGCGACAGCGCGGAGCCGCAACTGCTCGCTGGCGGCGCGGAGAACCGAAAGGTCCGTTGCCTCCGAAGCAACGACCCCGAACTGGTCATCGGCTGACAAATGCTTCAGGTCCGCAATCTCCAGAAACACTATCCCATCCGCAAAGGCATCTTCTCCCGCGTCGTAGGGGCCGTGCGGGCAGTCCAGGACGTTTCCTTCGACATCGGTACCAGCGAGGTCCTCGGCCTTGCAGGGGAGTCGGGCTCCGGCAAAACGACGATCGGCCGCTCCGTCCTCCGGCTCGTGGAGCCTTCCGCCGGGACTGTCAGCTTCGACGGCCGCAATGTCCTCGACTTCGATAAGGAGCAGCTCAGGACGTTTCGCCGCTCGGCCCAGATCGTCTTCCAGGACCCGTTCGCCGCGATCAACCCGACGATGACGATCTTCGACGTTATCGCGGAGCCGTTGCGCGTGCAGAAGGTGGCATCGGGCTCCGAACTCGCCGGCCGCGTGGAAGGGTTGCTGAACGACGTGTCACTGCCACTGGATTTCGCGAAACGAAAGCCGCAGGAGCTTTCCGGGGGTCAGCGGCAAAGGGTGGTCATCGCACGGGCGCTCTCGCTGGAGCCGAAATTCATCGTCGCCGACGAGCCGGTCTCCGCGCTTGATGTTTCCATCCAGGCCCAGATCATCGGCCTGCTTGAAGACCTCCGGCACAGCCGCGGCCTCTCCATGTTGTTCATCTCGCATGACCTTGCGGTGATGAGATATCTCTCCGACCGGATCGCCGTGGTCTATCTCGGCCGCATCATGGAGATCGGGAACGCGAAGCAGCTCTGCGATTCACCGCGCCACCCTTATACGCAAGCATTGCTCTCGGCAGTGCCCGGCCATGCAGGAGCGGAGGGCCGCATCGTCCTCAAGGGCGATGCGCCGGACCCACGCAATCCG belongs to Bosea sp. NBC_00550 and includes:
- a CDS encoding ABC transporter ATP-binding protein — translated: MLQVRNLQKHYPIRKGIFSRVVGAVRAVQDVSFDIGTSEVLGLAGESGSGKTTIGRSVLRLVEPSAGTVSFDGRNVLDFDKEQLRTFRRSAQIVFQDPFAAINPTMTIFDVIAEPLRVQKVASGSELAGRVEGLLNDVSLPLDFAKRKPQELSGGQRQRVVIARALSLEPKFIVADEPVSALDVSIQAQIIGLLEDLRHSRGLSMLFISHDLAVMRYLSDRIAVVYLGRIMEIGNAKQLCDSPRHPYTQALLSAVPGHAGAEGRIVLKGDAPDPRNPPSGCVFRSRCVHAKPECADGIPPLQDVGEGRQLACIRYRELG